A window of Polyodon spathula isolate WHYD16114869_AA chromosome 30, ASM1765450v1, whole genome shotgun sequence contains these coding sequences:
- the LOC121302939 gene encoding protein FAM3B-like isoform X1 produces MKFRGTGGRGNFLRSLALVVGCGLAWYLGQMCAVLLPPDSFSVAVIQIAGKPSLNAPLPKRQKCDHSSPCPVGSFAFRLLSGGGDNNYPTICFEEVIMKEGKGNTRAGINIAAVDAATGKVHSSNSFNMWEGDNAGPLIKFINEIPNNSFVLMATYDDGSTKLSQEARKEIEKLGSKEIQQIGFRSSWVFMGAKGFTLPDGMKNEKFVFFILQINHSNKEKNRYNGWPAEVQIEGCIPRRQ; encoded by the exons ATGAAATTCAGAGGTACCGGAGGACGAGgaa ATTTCTTGAGGTCCCTGGCACTTGTTGTAGGCTGTGGATTGGCATGGTACCTCGGGCAAATGTGTGCAGTTCTATTGCCCCCAGATTCCTTTTCAGTTGCTGTAATCCAGATTGCAGGGAAGCCTTCCCTCAACG CCCCTCTTCCTAAAAGGCAGAAGTGTGATCACTCGTCTCCGTGCCCAGTCGGAAGCTTTGCGTTCAGGCTGCTAAGTGGAGGGGGTGACAACAATTACCCCACAATCTGCTTCGAAGAAGT CATCATGAAAGAAGGGAAGGGAAACACAAGAGCAGGAATAAACATTGCAGCTGTTGATG ctgCCACTGGAAAGGTTCACAGCTCAAATAGCTTCAACATGTGGGAAGGAG ACAATGCAGGACCGCTGATAAAGTTTATCAACGAGATTCCAAACAATTCATTTGTTCTAATGGCCACTTATGATGATGGAAGCACTAA GCTGTCACAAGAAGCTAGAAAGGAAATTGAAAAACTCGGGAGTAAGGAGATTCAGCAGATTGGTTTCCGGTCAAGTTGGGTCTTTATGGGAGCTAAAGGATTCACCCTGCCTGATGGAATGAAGAACGAAAAG tttgtattttttattttgcagattaATCACtcaaacaaagagaaaaataGATACAATGGCTGGCCAGCAGAAGTACAAATAGAAGGCTGTATCCCGCGAAGGCAGTGA
- the LOC121302939 gene encoding protein FAM3B-like isoform X3, with protein sequence MKFRGTGGRGTPLPKRQKCDHSSPCPVGSFAFRLLSGGGDNNYPTICFEEVIMKEGKGNTRAGINIAAVDAATGKVHSSNSFNMWEGDNAGPLIKFINEIPNNSFVLMATYDDGSTKLSQEARKEIEKLGSKEIQQIGFRSSWVFMGAKGFTLPDGMKNEKFVFFILQINHSNKEKNRYNGWPAEVQIEGCIPRRQ encoded by the exons ATGAAATTCAGAGGTACCGGAGGACGAGgaa CCCCTCTTCCTAAAAGGCAGAAGTGTGATCACTCGTCTCCGTGCCCAGTCGGAAGCTTTGCGTTCAGGCTGCTAAGTGGAGGGGGTGACAACAATTACCCCACAATCTGCTTCGAAGAAGT CATCATGAAAGAAGGGAAGGGAAACACAAGAGCAGGAATAAACATTGCAGCTGTTGATG ctgCCACTGGAAAGGTTCACAGCTCAAATAGCTTCAACATGTGGGAAGGAG ACAATGCAGGACCGCTGATAAAGTTTATCAACGAGATTCCAAACAATTCATTTGTTCTAATGGCCACTTATGATGATGGAAGCACTAA GCTGTCACAAGAAGCTAGAAAGGAAATTGAAAAACTCGGGAGTAAGGAGATTCAGCAGATTGGTTTCCGGTCAAGTTGGGTCTTTATGGGAGCTAAAGGATTCACCCTGCCTGATGGAATGAAGAACGAAAAG tttgtattttttattttgcagattaATCACtcaaacaaagagaaaaataGATACAATGGCTGGCCAGCAGAAGTACAAATAGAAGGCTGTATCCCGCGAAGGCAGTGA
- the LOC121302939 gene encoding protein FAM3B-like isoform X2 produces MKFRGTGGRGNFLRSLALVVGCGLAWYLGQMCAVLLPPDSFSVAVIQIAGKPSLNAPLPKRQKCDHSSPCPVGSFAFRLLSGGGDNNYPTICFEEVIMKEGKGNTRAGINIAAVDAATGKVHSSNSFNMWEGDNAGPLIKFINEIPNNSFVLMATYDDGSTKLSQEARKEIEKLGSKEIQQIGFRSSWVFMGAKGFTLPDGMKNEKINHSNKEKNRYNGWPAEVQIEGCIPRRQ; encoded by the exons ATGAAATTCAGAGGTACCGGAGGACGAGgaa ATTTCTTGAGGTCCCTGGCACTTGTTGTAGGCTGTGGATTGGCATGGTACCTCGGGCAAATGTGTGCAGTTCTATTGCCCCCAGATTCCTTTTCAGTTGCTGTAATCCAGATTGCAGGGAAGCCTTCCCTCAACG CCCCTCTTCCTAAAAGGCAGAAGTGTGATCACTCGTCTCCGTGCCCAGTCGGAAGCTTTGCGTTCAGGCTGCTAAGTGGAGGGGGTGACAACAATTACCCCACAATCTGCTTCGAAGAAGT CATCATGAAAGAAGGGAAGGGAAACACAAGAGCAGGAATAAACATTGCAGCTGTTGATG ctgCCACTGGAAAGGTTCACAGCTCAAATAGCTTCAACATGTGGGAAGGAG ACAATGCAGGACCGCTGATAAAGTTTATCAACGAGATTCCAAACAATTCATTTGTTCTAATGGCCACTTATGATGATGGAAGCACTAA GCTGTCACAAGAAGCTAGAAAGGAAATTGAAAAACTCGGGAGTAAGGAGATTCAGCAGATTGGTTTCCGGTCAAGTTGGGTCTTTATGGGAGCTAAAGGATTCACCCTGCCTGATGGAATGAAGAACGAAAAG attaATCACtcaaacaaagagaaaaataGATACAATGGCTGGCCAGCAGAAGTACAAATAGAAGGCTGTATCCCGCGAAGGCAGTGA